AGTTAGAGTTGTTACATCTGTTACACTATCAGAACTAGAAGTAGGTAGTGATTCATGGTGACTGTTTCAATTAACAGAAAGAAgaaacaatataatttattgaacAAATGAGCAGGAAAGTTCATTTGGGGTTCTCTTCCTTTACTAGAAACACAAGGAAGGTGTCTGCATGACAATCAACAAGGGATTAGTAGCCTACATAATTTAGTACTACTGTAGTATGGAAAATACTAACCAATGTCcttagatatgtttttattaatagacgaaaaattgtgttatttatcattttttttatactctcTTATGActtatacaataaatattttctttttttagttccttaacCACTGCATTAAGGGTATTGGTTAGCAAGAGGTTACTAGTATTCACTAAAGCTAGATGAAGGTAGATCtgaacataattaatatttaatgggTAGTTTTGGGAATTACAAAACATTCAATGTTGGAGTGCTGAAAGCAAACCTCATAATTCTGTTTCCTCCTTGTCCCAACACAAAAATTCATGTCCAAGGAACAACCACTTCCTCAGGACCATAATACCATTATAAAAGCCAGTTCAACCCAGCCACAAGTGGTTCACACAAAGACAAGGAGACAAAACAAACTAAACATGAATCCCATTGGTTTCTCTCTTCTCAGCCTCGCTTCTCTAGCACTTGTCTCGATTGTCATAGCCCAAGAAAGAGCCCCTCACGGGCTTGTTTACGAGAACCCAGAAGCCTTTTCACCATCAGCATATAACTTCTTTCACCCCAATGAACGAAAGCCCGAGACAAAAGACCCTTGTGCTGCATCAAAATGCTCACCAATGCCTTTAGCAGCACAAGTGGAAGCTACTGAAATTCATGAAAGCAAGGCCTCAACCCCTCAAGGAAGTAAGAAACAATTGGGAGCTGGTAGCGTAGCTGGCATTATCTTTGGTGTTGCTTTTGTTGTGCTTTTAGCATTGGGGGTCTACCATGTGAGGGTCACTCGCCGAGCCAACATGAGTAAAGCCAAAGCCAATGGTGCTGTTCAACCAGATGCTATTGCTTGATGTGCCTTGCCTTTAATTCTATAATGATTACTTCAAAATCTCACCCTAGATTTAGAACAAGGCAGTGTAATGTAATACCCCTGAACTTTTATTCCTCTAATATCTTACTAGTAGACTATTAGTTATGtgcttttatcttcaatttgtttttggtTAGTCAATGTATCTAttgttgtgaattgtgatatAGTCATCAGTTTCTATTTTGGATATTTGTCTGAGTCTAACAGTCATCAAGGTCAAGCGTTTTCAATTTCGTACTAGCTTCTTAGATTGTCCAACGGGAAGCACCAGCAAATGGAAGACAACGTATGATACGAGTAATGCAGGAAAAACTGTGTAGGTACTAATTAAAAGAATCTTGTCGTGTGTCATATGCACACCGATTAAGACTTCAGAATGCAAAGGTAAAAATGAAATCAAGGACTAAGGAATGCTAAGGGCAATATTTTCTTCATAagctaaaatttattgaaataaactcACATGGATTACTTGAACTTGTATATAAGTTCAGCTcataactacattatttagaCCTGTAGACATTGTTCAATACACCTGTGTGTCCTTTGCAATATTAAGTGAGAACCATGACTACTCTAATAGTCGTTTTTTTAACTAGAAAAATTCCGATGTATATCTTAACAAATTCCATCATGTATTTCGACAGAACTTGTACAGATATACAatgaaaataactaaataagtCTTTGCTTTGTATTTTGACAAATCTTTATCAGTATACATCAATAGATCTTATCAAAGGACACAACGAAAATAAACTTCCGCTATGTGTCTCCACAAGATTTATCAAAGATATACaacagaaacattttttttcgtaggatattttgataaaataaaaaaaatctttagaaaGTTAGGACGAGCTTAGCAAAATAGGGGTGAGAAGAACAGTCCCCATGGAGcaagagtgttgctaggtgcacccagcaaaacTTTTAAATGCCAAAATTGTTCCTACCTCCTTTCTTCCTTAAaaatgcaactttttttttttttttccggaaAAGCTGTTTACCTCCATTTTCAGAAAGCTGTGCTTCTCGTTTTCTCTTTTTCGTGCGGCATTGCCTCTGGTTCGTGGGGGTAGCAGCGTTGAGCGCAgcggtgaaggtgaaggtaccGGCGTCGAGCGTTGCGGTGGTCGGTGGCGGCAAACGAGGTACGCAGATGGTGGTTTGACTGTCGCAGACATACGGATGAGTtccagatcaagttgatccgtaagcatATCCGAAagtctcttacggatcaacttgatccgaaaGAGTATTAAGAAgcttccggatcaagttgatccgtaagtgtattatttttggtatttgttgtttttgaatttattttccttttttcttttatattactaatttttttatatgaccattttttgtttgatttggttaGATGGACGAAGATGAGTGGATGTATGAAATAATGTTTGAACGAGCGgatatggattatgaaaatgcAGAATCATGTGGTGCGAATaaaccacatgttgattgttcggatGCGTTCAAGACTTCTCAGGTTATAATGTTAATGTTTGtcacatatttaataaaatgaatactagtagaaaacttaaattatgtggATTTTGTAGATGTTTGAGTGCCGAGAGGATGCTTTGCGGTGGGCTCGATCCGTGgctcatgaaaatggatttgtggcGGTGATTTTAAGGTCGAACACAAACACaggtagtagaggaaggactACGTTTatgttaattggttgtgaaaggagtgaCGAGTATAAGTgtagaaaaaaagaatttatcagaAGAGATACTGAgactaggaaatgtgggtgtcccttcaagcttcgttgcaagccagtggttggagg
Above is a window of Glycine soja cultivar W05 chromosome 12, ASM419377v2, whole genome shotgun sequence DNA encoding:
- the LOC114378139 gene encoding uncharacterized protein LOC114378139; the encoded protein is MSKEQPLPQDHNTIIKASSTQPQVVHTKTRRQNKLNMNPIGFSLLSLASLALVSIVIAQERAPHGLVYENPEAFSPSAYNFFHPNERKPETKDPCAASKCSPMPLAAQVEATEIHESKASTPQGSKKQLGAGSVAGIIFGVAFVVLLALGVYHVRVTRRANMSKAKANGAVQPDAIA